One Planktothrix serta PCC 8927 DNA segment encodes these proteins:
- a CDS encoding BON domain-containing protein, protein MKKLTSLLMGSFLLLGAVGCGNVAKTSPGAPAGPNQTTEAPTAEQAQEIKEDATSELRRRQLNQDIRAREQRNNITGGDAIRADRDLESEVRSKLEANLPASQLTVAAQDGVVTVAGTVPTQPQYERIDPLAKEIKGVRQVVVNVAVAPAQPGEEAQSEPQDNNAQPVINNNSEQPETAPNSQQQ, encoded by the coding sequence ATGAAAAAATTAACTTCTTTACTGATGGGTAGTTTCTTATTACTCGGTGCTGTCGGCTGTGGTAATGTTGCTAAGACCAGCCCAGGCGCACCCGCAGGGCCGAATCAAACAACAGAAGCCCCAACAGCAGAACAAGCCCAAGAAATTAAGGAAGATGCCACCAGTGAACTGCGAAGACGTCAGCTGAATCAAGATATTCGCGCTCGTGAACAACGCAATAATATTACCGGGGGTGATGCCATTCGAGCCGATCGTGATTTAGAAAGTGAAGTTCGCTCGAAATTAGAAGCGAATTTACCCGCAAGTCAACTCACAGTTGCGGCTCAAGATGGAGTTGTAACGGTAGCCGGAACAGTGCCAACTCAACCCCAATATGAGCGCATTGATCCTTTAGCCAAAGAAATTAAAGGGGTGCGGCAAGTTGTAGTTAATGTTGCCGTTGCTCCGGCTCAACCGGGAGAAGAAGCTCAATCTGAACCTCAAGATAACAATGCTCAACCTGTAATCAATAATAATTCAGAACAACCCGAAACCGCTCCTAATAGTCAACAGCAATAG
- a CDS encoding hybrid sensor histidine kinase/response regulator — protein sequence MANLARRQFWPYTVAVANVVLALALMLGFDQWLGMKTTPFLLFFGAIVLSAWYGGLKPGLLATALSATLSQYFFMYPLQQWGITWPDFIRTMIFILEGICISLLCEAWKLEKQRATINLRQLKLSEERWNLAFSNSNITVFQQDQSLRYQWIHNPVGSNLPEAVIGKSDYHLWTTAIADQLTAIKRRVLETGIPAREEICLSSDETLNYYELIIEPIRESLEQIIGITGVAINITERKQTEQELKLAHQQVSEILENITESFFAVDRDWRFTYVNRKFEEVAGYSRTELLGKCIWEKFPKTVNSIFYKQYHQAVANQTPVTVEGQVNDDSERWFIGHAYPSGEGLAVYFQEISDRKRTQKILQETQERLGLALTAAKMMVWDCDLTTQQVVCSENSQEIWGFKQGTYQDFLNLIHPDDRESVLQVFRNAVVSQDLYLIEYRLIKPDGTICWLRSQGRVYFNPQSEPERFLGVSFDITEPKEMEETLRESEQRFRATFNQAAVGIAQVTVEGKFIEANPALCKITGYSHQELREMNFQEITHPDDLVQDWALAKQVLAREIPGFSLEKRYLRKDNSMTWVNLTLSVVWDDFTREPKYAVKIIEDISERKKVEAAQQFLVEASQILASSLDYEATLIQLAYLAVPLLGDWCIVDILKDDGIMQELAIVCLQPEKQALLCEMRQKYPPNSNQQHPFVQQIRLGKALFYSKIPPSLLEEIAQDHQHLQLLERLNANSLIIVPLRCRDKIFGSISFAMSESGRYYEPSDLSLAEDVARRAASTIDNARLYQETQQANRIKDEFLAILSHELRTPLNPILGWAKLLRTRKYDEETQQKALEIIERNTRLQVQLVEDLLDVSRILQGKLHLTITPINLISIIESAIETVQLAAQAKLIDLKFIIQENSESCPSPTPIFLDLNLPQYLQKKLTIPPQFLVSGDSGRLQQIMWNLISNAVKFSPKNSEIKIELSVIHTPDIYAQIRVIDTGKGITPDFLPYIFDYFRQADGAITRQYGGLGLGLAIVRHLVELHGGTISAESPGDNQGSTFTVRLPLLNRPQKQELIPQPNAGQNYDVFSDPLVLRGTRILLVDDEADTRDLVAFILQQQGATVEAVPSPLKALQVLSPFQPHLCIFDIGMPVIDGYMLIRKIRSLPADQGGEIPAIALTAYATEADQQKSLTAGFQRHLSKPIEPNDLIAAISELLQQAQNCL from the coding sequence ATGGCTAACCTCGCCCGTCGTCAGTTTTGGCCCTACACAGTAGCTGTAGCTAATGTGGTATTAGCTCTAGCCTTGATGTTGGGTTTTGATCAGTGGTTGGGTATGAAAACAACACCCTTCCTGCTGTTTTTTGGAGCTATTGTTCTGAGTGCTTGGTATGGAGGGTTAAAGCCGGGACTCTTAGCAACGGCGTTATCGGCGACACTGAGTCAATATTTTTTTATGTACCCCCTTCAACAATGGGGAATCACTTGGCCTGATTTCATCCGCACGATGATTTTTATCCTTGAGGGGATTTGTATTAGCCTATTGTGTGAAGCGTGGAAACTTGAAAAACAACGGGCAACAATTAATTTACGCCAACTCAAACTCAGTGAAGAACGATGGAATTTAGCCTTTAGTAATTCTAATATTACTGTTTTTCAACAAGATCAATCTTTGCGTTATCAGTGGATACATAATCCCGTCGGATCGAACTTGCCAGAAGCGGTTATCGGTAAATCAGATTATCATTTATGGACAACGGCGATCGCCGATCAATTAACAGCCATTAAACGCAGAGTTTTGGAAACGGGAATTCCGGCGCGGGAAGAAATTTGTCTTTCTTCCGATGAAACCTTGAATTATTATGAATTAATTATTGAACCCATCCGAGAATCCCTAGAACAGATTATCGGAATTACGGGTGTTGCGATTAATATTACCGAACGCAAACAAACCGAACAAGAGTTAAAATTAGCCCATCAACAAGTTAGCGAAATTTTAGAAAATATTACAGAGTCTTTTTTTGCAGTAGATCGAGATTGGCGATTTACTTATGTTAATCGAAAGTTTGAAGAAGTTGCTGGATACTCCCGAACCGAATTATTAGGAAAATGTATTTGGGAGAAATTTCCCAAAACCGTAAATTCTATATTCTATAAACAATATCATCAAGCGGTTGCGAATCAAACCCCTGTTACAGTTGAAGGACAGGTGAATGATGATTCAGAACGATGGTTTATTGGCCATGCTTATCCTTCAGGAGAGGGACTGGCGGTATATTTTCAAGAAATTAGCGATCGCAAACGAACTCAAAAAATTTTACAAGAAACTCAGGAGCGTCTGGGGTTAGCATTAACTGCCGCCAAAATGATGGTATGGGATTGTGATCTCACCACCCAACAAGTCGTTTGTTCGGAAAATTCCCAAGAAATTTGGGGATTTAAACAGGGAACCTATCAAGATTTCCTCAACTTAATTCACCCTGATGATCGAGAGTCTGTTCTACAAGTGTTTAGGAATGCGGTCGTTTCCCAAGATCTCTATCTAATAGAATATCGACTGATCAAACCCGATGGAACAATTTGCTGGCTCCGAAGCCAAGGTAGGGTTTATTTTAATCCTCAAAGCGAACCGGAACGATTTCTCGGCGTTTCTTTTGATATTACAGAACCCAAAGAAATGGAAGAAACCCTTCGAGAAAGTGAACAGCGTTTTCGAGCCACTTTTAATCAAGCGGCGGTGGGAATTGCCCAAGTCACTGTAGAGGGGAAATTTATTGAAGCTAATCCGGCGTTATGTAAGATCACTGGATATAGCCATCAAGAGTTGAGGGAAATGAACTTTCAAGAGATTACTCACCCCGATGATTTAGTCCAAGATTGGGCATTAGCAAAGCAAGTTTTAGCGCGAGAAATTCCAGGTTTTTCTTTAGAAAAACGTTATCTTCGCAAAGATAATTCCATGACTTGGGTGAATTTAACTTTATCAGTTGTTTGGGATGACTTCACGCGAGAACCCAAATATGCGGTTAAGATTATTGAAGATATTAGTGAACGCAAAAAAGTTGAAGCCGCCCAACAATTTTTAGTCGAAGCCAGCCAAATTTTAGCTTCTTCTCTCGACTATGAAGCCACATTAATCCAGTTAGCTTATCTTGCCGTTCCTCTGCTGGGAGATTGGTGCATTGTTGATATTCTTAAAGATGATGGCATCATGCAAGAGTTGGCGATTGTTTGTCTCCAACCCGAAAAACAAGCCTTACTCTGTGAAATGAGGCAGAAATATCCTCCTAATTCAAATCAACAACATCCCTTTGTTCAACAAATCCGTTTAGGGAAAGCCTTATTTTATTCTAAAATTCCCCCATCTTTGCTAGAGGAAATTGCTCAAGATCATCAACATTTACAATTATTAGAGCGTTTAAATGCCAATTCTTTAATTATCGTTCCTTTACGATGTCGGGACAAAATTTTTGGTTCAATTTCCTTTGCAATGTCAGAATCCGGTCGTTATTATGAACCCTCGGATTTATCCTTAGCCGAAGATGTCGCCCGTCGTGCGGCTTCTACGATTGATAATGCTCGTCTTTATCAAGAAACACAACAAGCAAACCGGATTAAAGATGAATTTTTAGCGATTCTTTCCCACGAATTAAGAACTCCTTTAAATCCGATTTTAGGTTGGGCTAAATTACTCAGAACTCGCAAATATGATGAAGAAACTCAACAAAAAGCCTTAGAAATCATTGAACGAAATACTAGACTACAAGTGCAACTGGTTGAAGATTTATTAGATGTTTCTCGAATTTTACAAGGGAAACTCCATTTAACCATTACTCCGATTAACTTAATTAGTATCATTGAATCTGCGATTGAAACGGTACAACTGGCAGCCCAAGCTAAATTAATTGATTTAAAATTTATTATTCAGGAAAACTCGGAAAGTTGTCCCAGTCCTACCCCTATTTTTCTCGATCTTAACTTACCGCAATATTTACAAAAAAAGCTAACCATTCCCCCACAATTTCTGGTTTCAGGAGATTCCGGGCGATTACAACAAATTATGTGGAATCTCATCTCCAATGCGGTCAAATTTTCACCCAAAAACAGTGAAATTAAAATTGAACTCAGCGTTATTCATACTCCCGATATCTATGCTCAAATTCGAGTTATTGATACCGGAAAAGGAATTACACCGGATTTTCTTCCCTATATTTTTGATTATTTTCGTCAAGCTGATGGCGCCATTACCCGTCAATATGGAGGCTTGGGATTAGGATTAGCCATTGTTCGTCATTTAGTTGAACTTCATGGAGGCACAATTAGTGCAGAAAGCCCAGGTGACAATCAAGGTTCAACCTTTACCGTCAGACTCCCCTTACTAAATCGACCCCAAAAACAAGAATTAATTCCTCAACCTAATGCGGGACAAAATTATGATGTTTTCTCAGACCCTTTAGTTTTGAGGGGAACCCGAATTTTATTAGTCGATGATGAAGCTGATACACGGGATCTTGTCGCTTTTATTTTACAACAACAAGGGGCAACGGTAGAAGCTGTACCCTCCCCCCTAAAAGCCTTACAAGTTTTATCTCCGTTTCAGCCCCATCTCTGCATTTTTGATATTGGAATGCCTGTGATTGATGGATATATGTTAATTCGTAAAATCAGAAGTTTGCCTGCTGATCAAGGAGGAGAAATTCCGGCGATCGCTCTCACCGCCTACGCCACAGAAGCCGATCAACAAAAAAGCTTAACCGCAGGATTCCAACGTCATCTCTCCAAACCGATCGAACCCAATGATTTGATCGCTGCTATTTCAGAACTGCTACAACAAGCGCAGAATTGTTTATAG
- a CDS encoding histidine kinase, whose product MISHSNPVKGQNRRAVGMFPNRRSAESALYALRDSGFPMDHVSVITRDDLQDSEIAGADVKDSVSEHRTANHVDNKAEEGAAVGITTGGVLGGLTGLLVGLGTLAIPGIGPIMLAGATATTLATTLAGTAIGAATGGLLGALIGLGIPEEDAKIYNERIGRGEYLIIVDGNESEIAHAHQILQTHNIEEYRVYDAPGVASMTPAHLNQDITPDHHHQHSGAVSQNKHAIGVFSNSLDTEQAINDLRNAGFPLSQISLVSSHPRRNAFTDIDLRDRFEAMRYGIPVEQARAYHDRLDQGDNIVIVSGTEEQVRQAETILRRHKIEQWQVYDPTVISSTANVEHSRPVEMSAPLESSKPLEHHHSKGTKVTPVNPVAPVAPVSSPAAYPVTPTTAKTPGTERSHHPYKRAIGVFNHRHDAEVALTDLRDSGFPMGRVSVIVKDIDGHHPLTSAGQHNLGVDLNRRTHGNKADEGAKAGAALGGLGGLVVGLGTLALPGVGPVIAGGAAATALATSLSGGATGGLVGLGVPENRAHVYNEHLNRGDYLIMVDGFEEELRRAEPIFKRHSIHEWGIYDATDIDVSADSHPNPYTPRPTSKSVERDRTNSTW is encoded by the coding sequence ATGATTAGTCATTCTAATCCCGTTAAGGGTCAAAATCGGCGTGCTGTCGGTATGTTTCCTAACCGTCGTTCTGCGGAATCAGCCCTTTATGCCTTAAGAGATTCTGGTTTTCCCATGGATCATGTTTCTGTGATTACCAGAGATGACCTTCAGGATTCAGAAATCGCCGGAGCCGATGTCAAAGATTCGGTTTCCGAGCATCGGACAGCCAACCACGTCGATAACAAAGCCGAAGAAGGCGCGGCAGTTGGAATCACAACCGGGGGCGTTTTAGGCGGACTAACCGGGTTATTAGTGGGTTTAGGGACTCTCGCTATCCCAGGAATTGGGCCGATTATGTTAGCGGGAGCCACCGCAACAACGCTGGCTACAACCTTAGCGGGAACAGCCATTGGAGCGGCGACCGGAGGTTTATTGGGAGCACTAATTGGCTTAGGAATTCCTGAAGAAGATGCCAAAATCTATAACGAGCGCATCGGTCGCGGTGAATATCTGATTATTGTCGATGGCAACGAGTCGGAGATTGCCCACGCCCATCAAATCCTCCAAACCCATAATATAGAAGAATACAGGGTTTATGATGCCCCTGGTGTTGCTTCTATGACCCCAGCGCACCTGAACCAAGATATTACTCCTGATCATCATCATCAGCATTCCGGTGCTGTGAGCCAGAATAAACACGCCATCGGTGTTTTCTCCAATTCTCTTGATACCGAACAAGCCATTAATGACTTAAGAAATGCAGGTTTCCCCTTAAGCCAGATTAGTTTAGTGTCAAGTCACCCCAGACGAAACGCTTTTACAGACATTGATCTGCGCGATCGCTTTGAGGCGATGAGATATGGTATCCCCGTTGAACAGGCTAGAGCCTATCATGATCGCTTGGATCAAGGTGACAATATTGTGATTGTCAGTGGCACAGAAGAGCAAGTACGTCAAGCTGAGACAATTTTACGCCGTCACAAAATTGAACAATGGCAGGTTTATGATCCAACGGTGATTTCTTCAACAGCGAACGTAGAACACAGCCGACCTGTGGAAATGTCTGCACCTTTGGAAAGTTCCAAACCCTTAGAACATCATCATTCCAAGGGGACTAAAGTGACTCCGGTTAATCCGGTCGCTCCTGTTGCCCCTGTTTCTAGCCCAGCCGCTTATCCAGTCACTCCCACAACAGCAAAAACACCCGGAACCGAGAGAAGCCATCACCCCTATAAACGAGCTATTGGGGTGTTCAATCATCGCCATGATGCCGAGGTAGCCCTCACCGATTTAAGAGATTCAGGTTTCCCGATGGGACGTGTTTCCGTCATTGTTAAAGATATCGACGGTCATCACCCCCTCACCAGTGCAGGTCAGCACAATTTAGGCGTTGATCTCAATCGTCGAACTCATGGGAATAAAGCCGACGAAGGGGCAAAAGCTGGCGCAGCCCTCGGCGGTTTAGGCGGTTTAGTGGTCGGTCTGGGAACCTTAGCCCTCCCCGGTGTTGGCCCTGTAATTGCTGGGGGAGCCGCAGCTACAGCCCTCGCCACATCCTTATCCGGTGGTGCGACAGGAGGATTAGTCGGTTTAGGTGTGCCGGAAAATCGCGCTCACGTTTATAACGAGCACCTCAACCGAGGAGATTACCTGATTATGGTTGATGGCTTTGAAGAAGAACTGCGACGAGCCGAACCCATTTTCAAACGTCATAGCATTCATGAATGGGGAATTTATGATGCTACTGATATCGATGTTAGTGCTGATTCCCACCCCAACCCTTATACCCCTCGTCCGACTTCTAAATCCGTTGAACGCGATCGCACGAATTCTACTTGGTAA
- a CDS encoding DoxX family protein produces the protein MTAQTDSFPSSHRRKEILRGVLAISLIIVGITHFIRPEQYARIVPPELPYPVALVYISGGFEILGGIGLLIPVISVAAAWGIIALFIAVFPANINQAIHSIPIDGIPHHPLLYWARLPFQAVLIAWAWWYTRHPEEQPGTPDVMATIESQLNH, from the coding sequence ATGACTGCTCAAACCGATTCGTTTCCTTCATCCCATCGACGCAAGGAAATTCTTCGAGGTGTTCTGGCAATTTCACTAATTATTGTTGGGATTACTCATTTTATTCGACCCGAACAATATGCTCGGATTGTTCCTCCTGAATTACCCTATCCTGTAGCATTAGTTTATATTAGTGGTGGATTTGAAATCTTAGGAGGAATTGGGTTATTAATTCCGGTCATTAGTGTAGCTGCTGCTTGGGGAATTATTGCTTTATTTATTGCCGTTTTTCCCGCTAATATTAATCAAGCAATTCACAGTATCCCCATAGACGGAATCCCCCATCATCCTCTATTATATTGGGCGAGATTGCCTTTTCAAGCCGTTTTGATTGCTTGGGCTTGGTGGTATACCCGTCATCCCGAAGAACAACCGGGAACCCCCGATGTTATGGCTACAATTGAATCTCAACTCAATCATTAG